In Amblyomma americanum isolate KBUSLIRL-KWMA chromosome 8, ASM5285725v1, whole genome shotgun sequence, the DNA window AAGAACTACCACTGTTATTTATTCATACCAATCAATATTAGCGCTAAAAAATATACGGGGCAGGATAATaggctcgcccccccccccccccccccgtggtcTCCAACTGAAATATGTGGACAGTCGCAATACTGTGGGAATGGGCGTGACGCTGAAGGCACTGTACGGAGGCAACCACTGAACACAAAACAACGATATGCGAGAGAAGATCGATTCAATATTTTTAAATATATCAAAACATAGCAATTTTGTCCAATTTTAGTCCCTTCTGTCAAGTTTCCCGTCAAACACTTTCAAAACACGACAGTAGTTAAACGAAAGATCGCATTACtaccgcccctccccccccccctccccccccagcAAAACCTATTTGGCTATACTTTGACCAGCGAGGAGACTTCATCATTTTCTCGAAGAGTTCACAAAAGACCAGGCCCCGCAGAAAGACCACCAGACACTGTCCTCCTGGAGCCAGAAGCTTCTCGAAGTTTCGAATGACCATTCGTTGATCCCTGATCCAGTGCAGCACTTGGAAACAGTAGAGCCGCTGGAATTGACCTTCTCGGCGCACGAACTCACTCACGTCTCCTAGGATGTCCAGTTGCGGATGCTGTATTCTCGGATTCGAATACTTCTCCACGGCCACTTTCAGCATTTCCTCCGACTTGTCCGTGTAGACCAGTCTTCGGCACGGCGGGAGAGATGGAAAAACAGTCCTGTAACAGTAAAAGAGAGACTCGGTGTATTCTGGGCATGTTCGAGTACTAACATTTGGAGAGACATGAGTCACCGTTGAAGCTCTATCTGTACCCCGAAATCTGCCCGCGGATACGAAAACTGTACAGCAAATACGTGTCCGCAACACAGAAAATTGCAAGCATAATAAATGTGTCTTGCATCTGGACTGACCTCTTCACAATCTCATTTCAAAAGGAGAAAAGTTATTCTACCAGGC includes these proteins:
- the LOC144101773 gene encoding juvenile hormone acid O-methyltransferase-like isoform X1; translation: MLLSRIEKPQENAGGRMSQEKNAVTQILDLKSESAELYDAGTDLCIQTSTAILDLFSKAFALSDNEEQQQFIEIGCGPGGFTMKTVFPSLPPCRRLVYTDKSEEMLKVAVEKYSNPRIQHPQLDILGDVSEFVRREGQFQRLYCFQVLHWIRDQRMVIRNFEKLLAPGGQCLVVFLRGLVFCELFEKMMKSPRWSKYSQIGFAGGGGGGGGAVVMRSFV
- the LOC144101773 gene encoding juvenile hormone acid O-methyltransferase-like isoform X2, encoding MSQEKNAVTQILDLKSESAELYDAGTDLCIQTSTAILDLFSKAFALSDNEEQQQFIEIGCGPGGFTMKTVFPSLPPCRRLVYTDKSEEMLKVAVEKYSNPRIQHPQLDILGDVSEFVRREGQFQRLYCFQVLHWIRDQRMVIRNFEKLLAPGGQCLVVFLRGLVFCELFEKMMKSPRWSKYSQIGFAGGGGGGGGAVVMRSFV